In a single window of the Candidatus Beckwithbacteria bacterium genome:
- a CDS encoding class I tRNA ligase family protein codes for MSPRSREITAQELGKFPHQVIETKWMNRWVEDRLYRAKDDSPKPKAFILDMYPYPSGAGLHVGHVEGYTATDILSRYKRMNGFEVLHPMGWDAFGLPTENFAIKTGKNPHKVTEENADVFRKQCIRTGFSIDWAREIDTSKAEFYQFTQSIFLALYEKGLAYKSEAPVNWCTDCKTVLANEQVNDGHCERCNTEVVTRNIEQWFFKITAYADRLIADLDSLDWPESTKEGQRNWIGRTEGVEIQVDLEQTEGNLVVFTPEPESFNRPGYIVMAPEHPNLNKIVVNQNRKEVADYLTAVASKSELSRKQQKDRTGVFTGNSATNPLTGDHMEIWVADYVLMNQSDGIRLEQLQDNQAGKTNSADREKTLRRLGRKARPAIRYKLRDWLISRERYWGAPIPIVHCQSCGDQPVSENQLPVLLPEMADFTPTGEPPLAKSKQFLHTQCPNCHGPAERETKTLDTFVDSAWYYMRFADPHNHQSIGSKQLLKKWLPVDFYIGGADHTTGHLLYARFITKVLYDLGVINFNEPFTKLTHQGMILGADGRKMSKRWGNAVNPLDVANEFGSDALRLYEMFLGPLEQSKVWDNKALVGPRRFVDKVWQLPQKVYDENPSAEEIKTTNILIDRITGAIEAGKYNVAVSDFMKYLNFIEQSRKISHQSYETFLKLLAPFAPFIAEELWERVGNRYSIHQSEWPQAIADKGIGQTISLPVMINGKVKGTIPQPAGVEYTQEEIMAILKADPGLANELKDLKVKRIIYKQGKIFNILT; via the coding sequence ATGTCTCCCAGAAGCAGAGAAATTACGGCACAGGAATTGGGTAAGTTTCCCCATCAGGTGATAGAAACAAAATGGATGAATCGTTGGGTTGAGGATAGGTTGTATCGGGCCAAAGATGATTCTCCCAAGCCTAAGGCTTTTATTTTGGATATGTATCCTTATCCCTCGGGTGCCGGTTTGCACGTCGGCCACGTCGAGGGCTACACTGCCACGGATATTTTATCCCGCTATAAAAGAATGAACGGTTTTGAGGTTTTGCATCCTATGGGTTGGGATGCTTTCGGTTTGCCCACGGAAAATTTCGCCATTAAAACCGGGAAAAATCCGCACAAGGTTACCGAAGAAAATGCTGACGTATTTAGAAAACAATGTATTCGGACCGGTTTCAGCATTGATTGGGCCCGGGAAATCGACACCTCCAAGGCGGAATTTTACCAGTTTACTCAGTCAATCTTTCTGGCTTTATATGAAAAAGGCCTGGCTTATAAATCCGAAGCCCCGGTTAACTGGTGTACTGACTGTAAGACCGTTCTGGCCAACGAACAGGTTAATGACGGTCACTGCGAACGTTGCAATACTGAAGTGGTCACTAGAAATATTGAACAGTGGTTCTTTAAAATTACCGCTTACGCTGATCGTTTAATCGCTGATTTAGATAGTTTGGATTGGCCGGAATCAACCAAAGAAGGTCAGAGAAACTGGATCGGACGGACTGAGGGAGTAGAGATACAGGTTGATTTAGAACAGACCGAGGGTAATCTGGTTGTTTTTACCCCCGAACCGGAATCCTTCAACCGACCAGGTTACATCGTTATGGCTCCTGAACATCCCAATCTGAACAAAATTGTCGTTAACCAAAACAGGAAAGAGGTTGCTGACTATTTAACTGCCGTTGCTTCCAAGTCTGAATTATCAAGAAAACAACAAAAAGACAGGACCGGAGTTTTTACCGGCAACTCTGCCACTAACCCGTTAACCGGTGATCACATGGAAATTTGGGTAGCCGATTATGTCCTGATGAATCAATCCGACGGAATTCGGCTTGAACAACTTCAAGATAACCAAGCGGGGAAAACTAACTCAGCAGATAGAGAAAAGACATTGCGCCGCTTAGGTAGAAAAGCCCGGCCGGCAATCAGATATAAATTAAGAGACTGGTTAATTTCTCGGGAAAGATATTGGGGAGCGCCTATTCCCATAGTCCACTGTCAATCCTGTGGCGACCAGCCGGTGTCGGAGAACCAATTACCGGTACTGTTACCGGAAATGGCCGATTTTACTCCAACCGGAGAACCGCCACTGGCTAAATCAAAGCAATTTTTACATACTCAATGTCCCAATTGTCACGGCCCGGCCGAAAGAGAAACCAAAACCCTGGATACTTTTGTCGATTCCGCCTGGTATTATATGCGTTTTGCCGATCCTCACAATCATCAAAGTATTGGCAGTAAACAATTATTAAAGAAATGGTTACCGGTTGATTTCTATATCGGCGGAGCCGATCACACTACCGGTCACTTGCTATATGCCCGGTTTATCACCAAAGTGCTATATGATTTAGGAGTAATCAATTTTAACGAACCGTTTACCAAGTTGACACATCAGGGGATGATTTTAGGGGCTGACGGCCGGAAGATGAGCAAAAGATGGGGTAATGCGGTTAACCCTTTGGACGTTGCCAATGAGTTTGGCAGTGATGCCCTAAGGCTATACGAAATGTTTTTGGGGCCATTGGAACAATCAAAGGTTTGGGATAATAAGGCCTTGGTCGGCCCACGCCGGTTTGTGGATAAAGTTTGGCAATTACCACAAAAAGTTTACGATGAAAACCCATCAGCTGAAGAGATAAAGACAACCAATATCCTCATTGATCGTATCACCGGCGCGATTGAAGCCGGAAAATATAATGTAGCCGTCAGCGACTTTATGAAATATCTCAATTTTATTGAACAATCCAGAAAAATCAGCCATCAATCTTATGAAACGTTTTTGAAACTCTTGGCGCCTTTTGCGCCGTTTATCGCTGAGGAGTTGTGGGAGCGTGTCGGGAATCGCTACAGTATTCATCAGTCTGAATGGCCGCAGGCAATCGCTGATAAAGGAATAGGCCA
- a CDS encoding ABC transporter ATP-binding protein, whose product MINIKNVFFSYPGNNHSPSKPILANINFNIKNGEFVSILGRSGCGKTTLVNILAGYLLAKTGQILINNIEVKKPGKNRIVVNQENDLFKWLTVGENMQLVSRDENNISQYLKLVGLNDAREYFPNHLSGGMKKRLSLARALAVNPDFLILDEPFDSLDHHLREELHLELDRIFSLTKKTTLLVTHDIDEAIFLSDRIIVLGGKPASILNQFPINFSHPRKLSLKSCRKFTQYRTILKKAL is encoded by the coding sequence ATGATTAATATAAAAAATGTATTTTTTTCTTATCCCGGCAATAATCATTCTCCGTCGAAACCGATATTAGCCAATATAAATTTTAATATTAAAAATGGAGAATTTGTGTCAATCTTGGGCCGATCCGGCTGTGGAAAAACTACCTTGGTCAATATCTTAGCCGGCTATCTTCTTGCCAAAACCGGTCAGATTTTAATTAACAATATAGAGGTTAAAAAACCGGGAAAAAATCGGATTGTTGTCAATCAGGAAAATGATTTATTCAAATGGTTAACCGTCGGGGAAAATATGCAATTGGTTAGCCGGGATGAAAACAATATCAGTCAATACCTAAAGCTGGTAGGTTTAAACGATGCCCGGGAATATTTTCCCAATCATCTTTCCGGTGGCATGAAAAAAAGATTATCTTTAGCCAGAGCCTTAGCGGTGAATCCGGATTTTTTGATCCTCGATGAACCATTTGACTCATTAGACCATCATTTGAGAGAAGAATTGCATCTGGAACTGGACAGAATTTTTTCTTTAACCAAAAAAACTACTTTATTGGTCACCCATGATATTGATGAAGCGATTTTTCTTTCAGATAGGATTATTGTTTTAGGTGGTAAACCGGCATCGATTCTCAATCAATTTCCGATAAATTTCTCTCATCCCCGGAAATTAAGCCTCAAAAGCTGCCGGAAATTTACCCAATATCGAACAATCTTGAAAAAAGCCCTATAA
- a CDS encoding ABC transporter permease: MKKFLLIILLVVIYQALNVIFPNHFFPSIWQILTALIKNLSDREFYLDIGSSLSRILIGFTLAGVAGVFLGLILGYDQRLKDLKLFVELLRPIPPIAWIPIAIIIFGLGNASAYFIVFLGAFFPIFTNTYFGAISIPVIYKNVASSFEINKATYFIKILLFFSLPYIFTGLKIGIGMAWMSVIAAELIAAQSGLGYYIQLNRLLLQTDNIIVGMIFIGVIGNLLQKLIELLEKKIIIWN, from the coding sequence GTGAAAAAGTTTTTGTTAATCATTTTATTGGTTGTTATTTATCAGGCGCTTAACGTCATATTCCCTAATCATTTTTTCCCTTCAATTTGGCAAATTTTGACGGCGCTGATCAAAAATCTTTCGGATCGGGAATTTTATTTGGATATTGGTTCAAGTTTGTCTAGAATTTTAATTGGGTTTACTCTGGCTGGGGTTGCCGGAGTTTTTCTCGGATTGATTCTGGGCTACGATCAACGTCTGAAAGATCTTAAGCTATTTGTTGAGTTATTACGTCCCATCCCACCCATCGCCTGGATACCCATTGCCATAATTATTTTTGGACTAGGCAACGCCTCGGCTTATTTTATTGTTTTCTTAGGAGCTTTTTTCCCCATATTTACCAATACCTATTTTGGAGCAATTTCCATCCCGGTAATCTATAAAAATGTTGCCTCTTCTTTTGAGATTAATAAAGCCACTTATTTTATTAAGATTTTATTATTTTTTTCTTTGCCGTATATTTTTACCGGTTTAAAGATCGGTATCGGTATGGCCTGGATGAGTGTGATCGCCGCCGAGTTGATCGCCGCTCAATCGGGATTAGGCTACTATATTCAGTTAAACCGACTATTATTGCAAACGGATAATATTATTGTTGGGATGATTTTTATTGGCGTTATCGGTAATTTACTGCAAAAACTGATTGAGTTACTGGAGAAAAAAATAATCATTTGGAATTAA
- a CDS encoding sulfatase-like hydrolase/transferase, which translates to MHIILVSIDTLRADCINASPRARDYLQQHATKISLKTEALDKILNSGLYYNNCFSAAPYTSASHAAYFTGQWPLHNGIYEFFNRRLIQPTIFEWAKKQGYTTIFQTDFPVILGRSLGFTNGIDHYFIEDEAKAFKTLISNKANNTLSFFHFGGVHYPYGFHILKFGGQDYINKVSSLEKKYRISNREWRKPNDILTETFRNKQDTELLLHYKYIIEKLYREHLYNDLFSLYLEGINYFMAHRFDRFINVVKNFVDNNQALLFIFSDHGEEWDADSEAHHNSISDNVLRVPLIVYGRQIAPRIEENLVRTIDLAPTIKALLPYQDKNQKLDGSKLDIFTSGKNRPVAKFAVSQCWLSIATKKQIADHQKMAMKTKKTVKPLKTYLFKEAARDQLNKIAIFYHQNGTILREESSGKVAGLKKILIDYNASKVTNKNKLSRLELKIRNELTNLGYKV; encoded by the coding sequence ATGCATATAATTTTAGTTTCCATTGATACCTTGCGGGCCGATTGCATTAACGCTTCTCCCCGGGCCCGAGACTATTTACAGCAGCACGCAACTAAAATTTCTCTTAAAACCGAGGCTCTGGATAAAATTCTTAACTCGGGCTTATATTATAATAATTGTTTCTCGGCTGCTCCTTATACTTCTGCCTCTCATGCGGCCTACTTTACCGGCCAGTGGCCGTTACATAACGGCATTTATGAATTCTTCAATCGAAGATTGATTCAACCGACCATATTTGAATGGGCTAAAAAGCAAGGTTATACGACCATTTTCCAGACGGATTTTCCGGTAATTTTAGGCCGCTCTTTAGGGTTTACCAACGGTATTGACCACTATTTTATCGAAGACGAAGCTAAGGCTTTTAAAACTCTTATCAGTAACAAAGCCAATAATACACTGTCTTTTTTTCATTTTGGCGGTGTGCATTATCCTTATGGTTTTCATATTTTAAAATTTGGCGGCCAGGATTACATCAATAAAGTGAGTTCCTTGGAGAAAAAGTACCGCATATCCAATCGGGAATGGCGGAAACCGAACGACATTTTGACAGAAACTTTCAGGAACAAACAGGATACAGAATTGCTTTTACACTACAAATACATTATTGAAAAACTGTACCGGGAGCATTTGTACAACGATTTATTCAGTCTTTATTTGGAAGGAATTAATTACTTTATGGCACACCGGTTTGATCGGTTTATCAACGTGGTTAAAAATTTTGTTGACAACAACCAGGCGCTGCTTTTTATTTTCTCCGACCACGGGGAAGAATGGGATGCTGATTCTGAGGCACACCATAACTCCATTTCCGATAATGTCCTGCGGGTGCCTTTGATTGTTTATGGCCGGCAGATTGCTCCTAGAATTGAGGAGAATTTGGTCAGAACTATTGATCTGGCGCCCACCATTAAGGCCTTATTGCCTTATCAGGATAAAAATCAGAAACTGGACGGTTCAAAATTGGATATTTTTACTTCCGGCAAGAATAGGCCGGTAGCTAAATTTGCCGTTTCTCAATGCTGGCTTTCAATTGCGACTAAGAAACAGATTGCCGACCATCAAAAAATGGCAATGAAAACTAAAAAAACCGTTAAACCGCTTAAAACCTACTTGTTTAAGGAAGCCGCCCGGGATCAACTCAATAAAATAGCCATTTTCTATCATCAAAACGGGACTATTTTACGGGAAGAATCATCCGGCAAAGTTGCTGGGTTAAAGAAAATCTTGATAGATTATAACGCCTCAAAAGTGACGAATAAAAATAAACTTTCCCGACTGGAATTAAAAATCAGAAATGAATTAACTAATTTAGGCTATAAAGTGTGA
- a CDS encoding sulfatase, translated as MKNVILISLDTVRADVAYSGQFKTIETLRNQGTTFLNTISSSPFTPASHATVFTGLQPYNHGLRHLFKEKLNPKAVTVAQAFKKQGYSTGAIVSCPGMNRWYGFSRGFDHYDDEIHKLADGSDPLLTIDVKKRGSALKRAPLVVSRAKAWLETKKNKPFFLFIHFFDAHWPYKAPEKWGGKNYYEEEVAYADHYLGEFIQYLKKNNLYDNTTVICFSDHGEDLEGLYPNDKGGKKLGHPEECGHGCLLYDQTQKVVLIIKDKTLPTNKKIQQQVRLVDVFPTILDLLDTKLKTKNDGVSLMPIIKANARLDLSAYSETFYPEEQTQTTGQFKNARNKLSLRVSNQYKLIFHLGSDQVELYDLKKDQNEKQNLYKLCI; from the coding sequence ATGAAAAATGTTATCTTGATTTCTTTAGACACTGTCCGGGCGGACGTCGCTTACAGCGGTCAATTTAAAACCATCGAAACGTTAAGAAATCAGGGTACCACTTTCCTCAATACCATTTCCTCTTCTCCTTTTACTCCCGCCAGTCATGCCACTGTTTTTACCGGCTTACAACCATACAATCACGGCCTTAGGCATTTATTTAAAGAAAAACTTAATCCAAAAGCAGTTACAGTCGCCCAAGCTTTTAAAAAACAGGGATACTCAACTGGGGCAATTGTTTCCTGCCCGGGTATGAATCGCTGGTATGGTTTTTCCAGGGGTTTTGATCATTATGACGACGAAATTCACAAACTAGCTGATGGTTCTGATCCGCTTTTAACTATTGATGTTAAAAAGCGGGGATCGGCGCTCAAACGTGCCCCCCTCGTTGTTTCCCGGGCCAAAGCCTGGCTGGAGACCAAGAAAAATAAGCCGTTTTTCCTTTTTATTCATTTTTTTGACGCCCATTGGCCCTATAAAGCGCCGGAAAAATGGGGCGGTAAAAATTACTACGAAGAAGAAGTCGCTTATGCCGATCATTATTTAGGCGAATTTATTCAATACCTGAAAAAAAATAATTTATACGACAATACAACTGTTATTTGTTTTTCCGATCATGGCGAGGATTTAGAAGGTTTATACCCCAATGATAAAGGTGGGAAAAAACTCGGGCATCCGGAAGAATGCGGCCATGGCTGTCTGCTTTATGATCAGACACAAAAAGTCGTCCTGATAATCAAAGATAAAACGCTGCCAACCAATAAAAAAATTCAGCAACAGGTAAGATTGGTTGATGTTTTTCCGACGATCTTGGATTTGCTAGACACTAAACTTAAGACTAAAAACGACGGTGTTTCTTTAATGCCGATTATCAAAGCCAATGCCCGTTTGGACCTTTCAGCCTATTCGGAAACTTTTTATCCCGAAGAGCAAACCCAGACCACCGGCCAGTTTAAAAATGCCAGAAATAAGCTTTCCCTTAGAGTGTCCAACCAATATAAATTAATTTTTCATTTAGGCAGCGATCAGGTAGAATTGTACGATTTGAAAAAAGATCAAAATGAAAAGCAGAATTTATATAAACTATGCATATAA
- a CDS encoding NrtA/SsuA/CpmA family ABC transporter substrate-binding protein, with translation MKKILLGIFLLVMIFVFKDKLFPKPQTTPVQLTNIRIGWQVPWATEGQLTQVLKNTDILQKNGLKAEFKGFNSGPPLNEAALAGEVDVIFTADQPTATLLGKNPNWVIIGRLMYNRVSLYVPPKSPIKTVADLKGKTVGMPFGAAAQRMALKAEQDAGLDTKKDVNNVNLDIYEQSDLVRDPEAVKWGKMDALAGFDPTPAIFEEKGLIRTLTVGKVISLIVMSKEYIQANSPAPVQFLKAFNSAYDYYRNNVSTADAWFTAESKLTITPKSLQIAAAIEPNLSLNSAADIRLGFIDDDYTIMQEAADFIFNQSLVKTRVTMKDYIDLSYLQAAALK, from the coding sequence ATGAAAAAAATACTGCTGGGGATTTTTTTACTAGTGATGATTTTTGTATTTAAAGATAAGCTTTTTCCTAAACCCCAAACCACGCCCGTGCAATTAACGAATATCCGCATCGGCTGGCAAGTGCCTTGGGCAACCGAAGGTCAATTAACCCAAGTCTTAAAGAATACTGATATCTTGCAGAAAAACGGTTTGAAAGCTGAATTCAAAGGGTTTAATTCCGGACCGCCGTTAAACGAAGCGGCTTTGGCCGGAGAAGTGGACGTGATTTTTACCGCTGACCAGCCGACAGCGACATTATTAGGCAAAAATCCCAACTGGGTAATTATCGGCCGGCTCATGTATAACCGGGTGTCTCTTTACGTACCGCCAAAATCTCCTATAAAAACGGTGGCGGATTTAAAAGGTAAAACGGTCGGCATGCCGTTTGGCGCCGCCGCCCAAAGAATGGCCCTAAAAGCTGAACAAGACGCAGGTTTAGATACGAAAAAAGATGTTAATAATGTCAATTTGGATATTTATGAGCAAAGTGATTTGGTCCGTGATCCGGAAGCCGTCAAATGGGGGAAAATGGATGCTTTAGCCGGCTTTGATCCCACGCCGGCAATCTTCGAAGAAAAAGGTTTGATCAGGACCTTAACCGTCGGCAAGGTAATTTCCCTCATTGTTATGTCCAAAGAGTATATTCAGGCTAATTCCCCAGCCCCGGTTCAATTTTTAAAAGCGTTTAATTCTGCCTACGATTACTACCGTAATAATGTTTCCACTGCCGATGCTTGGTTTACTGCCGAGTCAAAATTGACTATTACTCCAAAGTCATTGCAGATTGCCGCCGCTATCGAACCCAATCTATCGCTTAACTCTGCCGCTGATATCCGGCTGGGATTTATCGATGATGATTACACCATCATGCAGGAAGCGGCCGATTTTATTTTCAATCAGTCTTTGGTCAAGACCAGAGTCACGATGAAAGATTATATTGACCTGTCTTATCTTCAAGCCGCCGCTTTGAAATAA
- a CDS encoding alanine--tRNA ligase-related protein — protein MTFPELKDLSPKIDIQQEQKFVTDQFLQFYEENGYQSLPSADLLPQDDQSVLFTGATITPLKKFLEEGVATPGLVMVQKCLRTKRLEEMTNLSKISDWTHYFTMCGILAAPGRAETVANEAFELLINRLKINPENLLVEAASADRDLSTFWSNKGTRVIEDSQPKNYYHWHYGIPGISGRGINLQLRFGQNSTYRDLGNLISVEDANSRVIAYEFGFGLESLIATKHGFKKPMEASLVSSVIPYKEGLQEKFIDTLMAAAVIFHYGVEPGRGKEKHVLKKLIKGLSFLRRKMSIDNDQIKDWCEKFETVEFGNSDSGDKLINGIIVYEQQLAKFFDYAKNQVHAHQLRNDLGEKLLEKLNRQGGDMGILPVEIEEVIIKNYPKVD, from the coding sequence ATGACATTTCCAGAACTCAAAGACTTATCGCCGAAAATTGATATCCAACAAGAACAAAAGTTTGTTACTGATCAGTTTTTGCAGTTTTATGAAGAAAATGGATATCAATCTTTGCCTTCAGCCGATTTGTTACCTCAAGATGACCAGTCGGTACTTTTTACCGGAGCGACGATTACACCACTTAAAAAATTTCTGGAAGAGGGTGTGGCGACACCGGGTTTAGTCATGGTGCAAAAATGTCTGCGCACCAAACGTTTGGAGGAAATGACTAACCTGAGTAAAATTTCGGATTGGACGCATTACTTTACCATGTGCGGCATTTTAGCCGCTCCCGGCCGGGCCGAAACCGTAGCCAATGAGGCATTTGAATTATTAATAAATCGATTGAAAATTAACCCCGAGAATTTATTGGTCGAAGCGGCTTCTGCTGATCGTGACTTATCAACTTTTTGGAGTAACAAAGGCACAAGAGTTATCGAGGATTCTCAACCGAAAAATTATTACCATTGGCATTATGGCATCCCTGGAATATCCGGAAGAGGTATAAATCTGCAGCTAAGATTTGGTCAAAACAGTACTTACCGGGATTTGGGCAATCTTATCAGCGTTGAAGATGCCAACAGCCGAGTGATAGCTTATGAATTTGGTTTCGGCTTGGAGTCACTGATAGCGACAAAGCATGGATTTAAAAAACCAATGGAGGCCAGTCTGGTCAGTTCGGTTATCCCTTATAAGGAAGGTTTACAGGAAAAATTTATTGATACGTTGATGGCTGCGGCGGTAATTTTCCATTACGGGGTTGAACCGGGAAGAGGTAAGGAAAAACATGTTTTGAAAAAACTGATCAAAGGTTTAAGTTTTTTGCGAAGAAAAATGTCGATAGACAATGATCAAATTAAAGATTGGTGTGAGAAGTTCGAAACAGTTGAATTTGGTAACAGTGATAGCGGAGATAAACTAATTAACGGCATTATAGTTTATGAACAACAACTGGCAAAATTTTTTGATTATGCCAAAAATCAAGTTCATGCCCATCAACTTAGAAATGACTTAGGTGAAAAACTTTTGGAAAAACTTAATAGGCAAGGTGGAGATATGGGAATTTTACCTGTGGAAATTGAAGAAGTAATTATAAAAAATTATCCCAAGGTAGACTAA
- a CDS encoding phosphoribosyltransferase family protein: MKIKWKDFELHTLKLLNKIKKNGFKPDVIVAVGNSGLIPAVMVAKALKTKDFEWIRIYSYNEKNEKIKSRVISSNLSKSLERKKVLCVDDIVATGETFALAKKEILRFNPKEIRFAACIVSQYVCKKYPDYWGETILRNAEDFISLPWDNFL, encoded by the coding sequence ATGAAAATTAAATGGAAAGATTTTGAATTACACACTTTAAAACTTTTGAATAAAATAAAAAAAAACGGCTTCAAGCCGGATGTGATTGTGGCTGTTGGAAATTCAGGCTTAATTCCTGCGGTGATGGTTGCCAAGGCCCTGAAGACAAAGGATTTTGAATGGATAAGAATCTATTCTTATAATGAAAAAAATGAAAAAATTAAATCGAGAGTAATTTCCAGTAATCTTTCCAAATCTCTTGAGAGAAAAAAAGTACTTTGTGTTGATGATATTGTTGCTACTGGAGAAACTTTTGCATTAGCTAAAAAAGAAATTTTACGCTTTAACCCCAAAGAAATTAGATTCGCCGCGTGTATTGTAAGCCAGTATGTTTGTAAGAAATATCCTGATTATTGGGGAGAAACAATACTAAGAAACGCTGAAGATTTTATTAGTCTACCTTGGGATAATTTTTTATAA
- a CDS encoding Nif3-like dinuclear metal center hexameric protein, with protein sequence MGNTFFSPTLTQVVDSLDTFFKVKKLAKDPAMSKFVPEVYHQTNIEWKKIFEPDFILRFNGLMIKGAAKIQTMFTAAFPGNEILQKFISQSNQGDLLFLHHPIILECGDPRGNLGRGFLPLNSDLLKKIIKKKLSLYSCHAPLDYHQKISTGRAIAAGLQATINSEFLPYGNGYAGLTATINPISTEALIIKLKRLFGIPYVDFAGKKLDRITKIGIVAGGGDEIKYSQTCRKKGAQAYITGEIFSHYRSDWGKQNTAKVLEYAKAIDFSLIGVSHAASEFLVMKTQIPKWLKENFGLKVVPLAQSKWWS encoded by the coding sequence ATGGGCAATACCTTTTTTAGTCCTACCCTTACCCAAGTAGTCGATTCCTTAGACACCTTCTTCAAAGTTAAAAAGTTAGCTAAAGATCCGGCCATGAGCAAGTTTGTCCCTGAGGTTTATCACCAAACCAATATTGAATGGAAAAAGATATTCGAGCCAGATTTTATCCTAAGATTTAATGGTCTAATGATTAAGGGTGCGGCTAAAATTCAGACGATGTTTACTGCCGCTTTTCCCGGTAATGAAATTCTCCAAAAATTTATTTCCCAATCAAATCAAGGGGATCTGCTTTTTTTACATCACCCGATTATTTTAGAGTGTGGCGACCCCAGGGGTAATTTAGGCCGGGGGTTTTTACCTCTTAATTCTGATTTGCTTAAAAAAATAATCAAAAAAAAACTATCTCTTTATAGTTGTCACGCCCCTTTAGATTATCACCAAAAAATCAGCACCGGCCGGGCGATTGCGGCCGGCCTGCAGGCGACTATTAACAGCGAGTTTTTACCTTACGGTAATGGCTATGCCGGTTTGACTGCTACCATTAATCCTATCTCAACAGAGGCTTTAATTATCAAACTAAAACGACTGTTTGGAATTCCCTATGTTGATTTTGCCGGAAAAAAACTAGACAGAATCACCAAAATCGGTATTGTTGCCGGCGGCGGCGATGAAATTAAATACTCCCAAACCTGCCGGAAAAAAGGCGCTCAAGCTTATATTACCGGCGAGATTTTCAGCCATTACCGAAGCGATTGGGGCAAACAAAATACCGCCAAAGTGCTGGAGTATGCCAAGGCAATTGATTTCAGTCTAATCGGGGTTTCCCATGCCGCCTCAGAATTTTTGGTGATGAAGACCCAAATACCAAAATGGTTAAAAGAAAATTTTGGTTTAAAGGTTGTCCCATTAGCTCAAAGCAAATGGTGGTCATAA